The Halarsenatibacter silvermanii DNA segment GAGCAGAGATCCAGGCCGGTAATCTTTTAAAGAGGGGATATTCGGCATTTTTATATAGCAGTGAGCCCTACACCGTACAGGTAAAGGGCGGTCAAAACCGCGAGGAAGCTGAAGAACTGGTCCAGGAACTGGAAAAGCTGGTTGATGAAGTTTTATTGCATCGTCCGGAAATTCAGGAGTAACTCATTTCAGTTAATATCATCGGTATTAAATACGAAATCTGAAAGGAGAATATCGTATTATGATGTGGAAAGAGCAGTACCGGCTGGGGATGGAGAAGGTAGACCAGCAGCACCGCGAGCTTTTCGACAGGCTTTCCTCCTTTATTCAAACTGTCAGAGATGACGATATGGAGTGGGAAGAAAAAATCCCGGAAGTGAAGGAAACGCTGGAGTTTATGAAGGAATATGTTGTTGTCCATTTTGATTCCGAGGAGGAATTTCAGCAGGAGATTGATTACCCGGGTTTTGAAGAGCACAAAAAGATCCATGAAAGATTTAAACAGGAAGTAGCTGACTTTGCCGAACAATTTGAGGAAGAAGGGTTTGAAGAAGAGCTGGCTCAGGAGTTCAGCGGCAAGTTAATGGCCTGGCTGATAAACCATGTCACCGGCGACGATCAGAAGATAAGTGATTATCTCGATCAAAGAGGGAAGGATGAGTCCGATGAAAGCTGATTTTGTCAACCCAATATACGAAGCTACCACGGATGTGCTGCAGAGCATGCTCGAGCTGGATGTAAAGCGGGGAGAGCTGAAAACCAGCGAGGAATTGATATCGGGCAATGAAGCCAATGTTGCTATCGGTGTCACCGGTGATCTTTCCGGCTCGATACTTTTCAGTTTCAGCCGGGATATGGCTCTTTCCATGGTCGAATC contains these protein-coding regions:
- a CDS encoding bacteriohemerythrin; amino-acid sequence: MMWKEQYRLGMEKVDQQHRELFDRLSSFIQTVRDDDMEWEEKIPEVKETLEFMKEYVVVHFDSEEEFQQEIDYPGFEEHKKIHERFKQEVADFAEQFEEEGFEEELAQEFSGKLMAWLINHVTGDDQKISDYLDQRGKDESDES